A single genomic interval of Arthrobacter methylotrophus harbors:
- the tyrS gene encoding tyrosine--tRNA ligase, with protein MSHVNNLESQHNDPGFANIWQELTWRGLIHVSTDETELEKLLAGDPITYYCGFDPTAPSLHLGNLVQLLLMRRLQLAGHKPLGLVGGSTGLIGDPRPTAERTLNTKDTVSEWVGYLQAQVRRFLSFEGDNAARMVNNLDWTAPLSAIDFLREIGKHFRVGTMLRKDAVASRLSSDEGISYTEFSYQILQGMDYLQLNRDYGCVLQTGGSDQWGNLTSGTELIRKVDAKSVHALGTPLITNSDGTKFGKSEGNAIWLDAHMCSPYAFYQFWLNTADADVVDRLKVFTFLSRAEIEELGAAVAERPFAREGQRRLAYEVTSLVHGVDATEKVIAASAALFGNGDLSVLDEVTLASATAELPSASIGADGLGIVDLLVASGLSESKSAARRTVGEGGAYVNNSKVTDPDAVIDRAELLHGRYLLLRRGKKNLATVEVTV; from the coding sequence GTGTCACACGTAAACAACCTCGAGTCCCAGCACAACGACCCGGGCTTTGCCAATATTTGGCAAGAGCTCACATGGCGCGGCCTGATTCACGTTTCCACCGACGAAACGGAATTGGAAAAACTGCTCGCCGGGGACCCGATCACGTATTACTGCGGCTTCGACCCGACGGCGCCGTCTCTACATCTGGGCAACTTGGTGCAGCTCTTGCTCATGCGCCGCTTGCAGTTGGCCGGTCACAAGCCGCTTGGCCTCGTGGGCGGCTCTACCGGGCTGATCGGCGACCCGCGGCCGACGGCGGAACGCACCTTGAACACCAAGGACACGGTCTCGGAGTGGGTTGGCTACCTCCAGGCGCAGGTCCGCCGCTTCCTTAGCTTCGAGGGGGACAATGCCGCACGCATGGTGAACAACCTTGACTGGACCGCGCCGCTCAGTGCCATCGACTTCCTGCGTGAAATCGGCAAGCACTTCCGCGTGGGCACCATGCTTCGCAAGGATGCCGTTGCGTCCCGTCTCAGCTCCGATGAGGGCATCAGTTACACCGAGTTCAGTTACCAGATCCTGCAAGGCATGGATTACCTGCAGTTGAACCGCGATTACGGCTGCGTGTTGCAAACCGGTGGCTCGGATCAGTGGGGCAACCTCACGAGCGGGACGGAGTTGATCCGCAAAGTCGATGCGAAGAGTGTCCATGCCCTGGGCACCCCTTTGATCACTAACTCGGATGGCACCAAGTTCGGTAAGAGCGAAGGCAATGCGATTTGGCTCGATGCCCACATGTGCAGCCCGTACGCCTTCTACCAGTTCTGGCTCAATACCGCTGATGCCGACGTCGTTGATCGGCTTAAGGTCTTCACCTTCCTTAGCCGGGCCGAGATCGAGGAACTCGGAGCAGCAGTTGCCGAGCGTCCGTTCGCACGTGAGGGCCAGCGCAGGCTAGCCTACGAAGTCACCTCGCTGGTGCACGGGGTGGATGCTACGGAAAAGGTCATCGCGGCATCCGCGGCTTTGTTCGGCAATGGTGATCTGTCGGTTCTGGACGAGGTGACCCTGGCATCCGCAACGGCCGAGTTGCCGTCTGCCTCGATTGGCGCCGATGGCCTGGGCATCGTTGATCTTTTGGTTGCGTCGGGATTGTCCGAGAGTAAATCTGCTGCTCGACGCACTGTGGGGGAGGGCGGCGCCTACGTGAACAACAGCAA